From Medicago truncatula cultivar Jemalong A17 chromosome 7, MtrunA17r5.0-ANR, whole genome shotgun sequence, a single genomic window includes:
- the LOC25499962 gene encoding LOW QUALITY PROTEIN: soyasapogenol B glucuronide galactosyltransferase (The sequence of the model RefSeq protein was modified relative to this genomic sequence to represent the inferred CDS: deleted 1 base in 1 codon) yields the protein MESQQSHNQLQIIFVPYPTPGHMNPMIATARLFAMHGVNVTIITTHANASTFQKAIDSDFNSGYSIKTQLIQFPSSQVGLPDGVENLKDGTSTEIISKIARGIAMLQDPIEANLFQELQPDCIVTNMMFPWTVEAAAKLGIPRIHYYSSSYFSNCAEHFIMKYRPHDNLVSDTQKFTVPGFPHSIEMTPPQLPFWLRTKKPATAYFETIFESEKISYGTLYNSFHELESDYEKLGSTTMGIKSWSVGPVSAWTNKNDEKKANRGHIEELGKEEEWLNWLNSKENESVLYVSFGSLIRLDNAQIVEIAHGLENSGHNFIWVVRKYERDESENTFLQDFEERMKESKKGYIIWNWAPQLLILDHPATGGIVTHCGWNSILESLNAGLPMIAWPIFAEQFYNEKLLVDVLKIGVPVGAKVNEFWNSTSETVAVKREDIAKAVEILMGSGQESKEMMMRAKKLGEAAKRIIEERGHSYNNLIQLIDELKSLKKSKALGEKAD from the exons ATGGAGTCTCAACAATCTCATAACCAACTTCAGATAATTTTTGTTCCATATCCAACTCCTGGCCATATGAATCCAATGATAGCCACAGCAAGACTATTTGCCATGCATGGTGTTAATGTTACCATCATCACTACACATGCCAATGCTTCAACATTTCAAAAAGCCATTGACAGTGACTTCAATTCAGGATACTCCATCAAAACTCAGCTTATTCAGTTCCCGTCATCTCAGGTAGGTCTCCCTGATGGTGTTGAAAACCTCAAAGATGGAACTTCAACAGAAATTATTAGTAAAATTGCCCGTGGAATAGCCATGCTCCAAGATCCGATTGAGGCTAATTTGTTTCAAGAACTTCAACCTGATTGTATT G TGACAAATATGATGTTTCCTTGGACGGTCGAAGCAGCTGCAAAACTAGGTATTCCAAGAATTCACTATTACAGCTCAAGCTACTTCTCCAACTGTGCAGAACATTTTATCATGAAGTATAGACCTCATGATAATTTGGTTTCTGATACACAGAAATTTACTGTTCCTGGATTCCCTCATTCAATTGAGATGACTCCTCCT CAGCTTCCTTTTTGGTTAAGGACAAAGAAACCTGCCACTGcctattttgaaacaatttttgaaTCAGAGAAAATTAGTTATGGAACACTATACAATAGTTTTCATGAACTGGAAAGTGATTATGAAAAACTTGGAAGCACTACAATGGGGATCAAATCTTGGAGTGTAGGGCCAGTTTCAGCTTGGACCAACAAGAATGATGAAAAAAAGGCCAATAGGGGACACATAGAGGAGCTTGGAAAAGAGGAAGAGTGGCTAAATTGGCTTAACTCAAAGGAAAATGAGTCCGTATTGTATGTAAGTTTTGGAAGTCTAATTAGGCTTGATAATGCTCAGATTGTAGAAATTGCACACGGTCTCGAAAATTCAGGTCATAATTTTATCTGGGTTGTAAGGAAATATGAGAGGGATGAGAGTGAAAACACTTTCCTTCAAGATTTTGAGGAAAGGatgaaagaaagcaaaaagggcTATATCATATGGAATTGGGCACCACAACTTCTGATATTGGATCATCCTGCAACAGGAGGGATTGTGACTCACTGTGGTTGGAACTCGATTCTTGAAAGCTTGAATGCTGGTTTGCCAATGATCGCATGGCCAATATTTGCTGAGCAATTTTACAATGAAAAGTTGCTTGTTGATGTTTTGAAGATAGGGGTCCCAGTTGGAGCAAAAGTAAACGAGTTCTGGAATAGCACTAGTGAAACCGTAGCGGTGAAGAGGGaagat ATAGCGAAGGCCGTAGAGATTTTAATGGGAAGTGGCCAAGAGAGCAAAGAAATGATGATGAGAGCAAAGAAACTTGGTGAGGCTGCCAAGAGGATTATAGAGGAACGTGGACATTCTTACAACAACTTGATTCAGTTGATTGATGAGCTGAAATCATTGAAGAAATCTAAAGCACTTGGTGAGAAAGCAGATTAG